The following coding sequences lie in one Kribbella sp. NBC_00709 genomic window:
- a CDS encoding alpha/beta fold hydrolase — protein MDKVVSKDGTELAYDTYGSGPVLVLVAGGFTERSRYVDDAKALSSEFTVVNYDRRGRGDSGDTLPYAVEREWEDLEAVRSATGARFACAYSSGSMVLLQSRLPFEKQALMEPPFRVEGAPAPPDRYIERLQEFVDTGNPGGAAELFMVEAVGQPKEVVDQIRQTPMWAGMEAIAHTLVYDGLQLGDSAVPRELLASIDVPTLAMFSNASPDWLKGAARQASEALPQGTLEGHDGTFHTLPPETMAQALTDYFLTA, from the coding sequence ATGGACAAGGTGGTTTCCAAGGACGGCACCGAGCTGGCGTACGACACGTACGGCAGCGGTCCGGTCCTGGTGCTGGTCGCGGGCGGGTTCACCGAGCGCTCGCGGTACGTGGACGACGCCAAGGCGCTGTCGTCGGAGTTCACCGTCGTGAACTACGACCGGCGCGGCCGTGGTGACTCCGGCGACACCCTGCCGTACGCGGTCGAGCGTGAGTGGGAAGACCTGGAGGCGGTGCGCTCGGCGACCGGTGCGCGGTTTGCCTGCGCGTACTCGTCCGGATCGATGGTGCTGCTGCAGTCCCGGCTGCCGTTCGAGAAGCAGGCGCTGATGGAGCCGCCGTTCCGGGTCGAAGGAGCACCGGCTCCACCGGACCGGTACATCGAGCGGTTGCAGGAGTTCGTCGACACCGGGAACCCCGGTGGGGCGGCTGAGCTGTTCATGGTCGAGGCGGTCGGACAGCCGAAGGAGGTGGTCGACCAGATCCGCCAGACGCCGATGTGGGCCGGGATGGAGGCGATCGCGCACACCCTCGTGTACGACGGCCTGCAGCTGGGCGACAGCGCCGTACCGCGTGAGTTGCTGGCGTCGATCGACGTACCGACGCTGGCGATGTTCAGCAACGCCAGTCCGGACTGGCTGAAGGGCGCGGCGCGGCAGGCGTCCGAGGCGCTCCCGCAGGGGACGCTGGAAGGACATGACGGAACGTTCCACACGCTCCCGCCGGAGACGATGGCCCAGGCGCTGACGGACTACTTCCTGACCGCCTGA
- a CDS encoding acyltransferase family protein: MASRGRLHEIDLLRIFAALSVMAYHYLFSSYADGTSAMHFPHVDVVARYGYLGVDLFFTISGFVVLLSAWDRSPRSFVVSRAVRLYPAYWIAVTLTACVSVAFSQGRFPVTLPQYLANLTMLNSLPNIENIDVVYWTLWAEIRFYAMIVVLTWIGITARRVTIFCWAWLAATFAFQAGLLPHATDLILNTQFSHYFIAGMALCLIHRYGATRQTLAIVAVSLGNAIYRGIGFADRVGLRYHTEIHRTAVVAIIVAIFAVMLTVALRLTHRLGRPWFAVLGALTYPLYLVHAHIGFIIFERLGDQVNHVLLVAATMLLMIGVAAALHYGVEQPLAPRLKRLLSRRAVQAVRK, from the coding sequence ATGGCTTCGCGGGGACGGCTCCACGAGATCGACTTGTTGCGGATCTTCGCCGCACTCTCGGTGATGGCGTACCACTATCTGTTCTCCTCGTACGCCGACGGCACGTCCGCGATGCACTTCCCGCACGTAGACGTCGTCGCGCGGTACGGGTACCTCGGCGTGGACCTGTTCTTCACGATCAGCGGATTCGTCGTCCTCCTCAGCGCCTGGGATCGCAGCCCACGGTCGTTCGTCGTCTCACGAGCGGTTCGGCTGTACCCGGCGTACTGGATCGCGGTGACCCTGACGGCGTGCGTGTCGGTCGCGTTCAGCCAAGGGCGGTTCCCTGTCACGCTGCCGCAGTACCTGGCGAACCTGACGATGCTCAACTCCCTGCCGAACATCGAGAACATCGACGTCGTCTATTGGACGTTGTGGGCCGAGATCCGCTTCTACGCGATGATCGTGGTCCTGACCTGGATCGGCATCACCGCGCGCCGGGTCACGATCTTCTGCTGGGCCTGGCTCGCCGCAACCTTCGCCTTCCAGGCCGGGCTGTTGCCGCACGCAACCGATCTGATCCTCAACACCCAGTTCTCGCACTACTTCATCGCAGGTATGGCGCTCTGCCTGATCCACCGGTACGGCGCGACGCGGCAAACCCTGGCCATCGTGGCGGTCTCGCTCGGCAACGCGATCTACCGCGGCATCGGGTTCGCGGACCGCGTCGGCCTGCGCTACCACACCGAGATCCACCGAACTGCCGTGGTCGCGATCATCGTCGCGATCTTCGCCGTCATGCTGACCGTCGCGCTCCGGCTCACGCACCGCCTCGGGCGGCCGTGGTTCGCCGTCCTCGGCGCGCTCACGTACCCCCTCTATCTGGTGCATGCACACATCGGCTTCATCATCTTCGAGCGCCTCGGCGACCAGGTGAACCATGTCCTCCTGGTCGCCGCCACGATGCTGCTGATGATCGGCGTCGCTGCCGCTCTGCACTACGGCGTCGAGCAGCCGCTCGCGCCGCGCCTCAAACGCCTACTCTCCCGTCGAGCGGTTCAGGCGGTCAGGAAGTAG
- a CDS encoding YdcF family protein, which translates to MDRPESHVFRDLLIEHEVADIAVEDQSTNCGENAESTRRLIDRPQSLLLIQDPTMQRRTHACFERSFADLPGTTLISHAPLVPWIGPDRVSAGPDEPEIRSRARFRSLVLGEIHRLSPDVYGPRGRNFIDQVDIPAEVLAAYNRLVAAYPESLRHP; encoded by the coding sequence GTGGATCGGCCGGAGTCGCACGTCTTTCGCGATCTGCTGATCGAGCACGAAGTCGCAGACATTGCGGTCGAGGATCAGTCCACCAACTGCGGCGAGAACGCGGAGTCCACCCGCCGCCTGATCGATCGACCGCAGTCGCTCCTGCTGATCCAGGACCCGACCATGCAACGCCGTACCCATGCCTGCTTCGAGCGATCCTTCGCCGACCTGCCCGGCACGACGTTGATCAGCCACGCCCCACTCGTCCCGTGGATCGGCCCGGACCGCGTGAGCGCCGGCCCGGACGAGCCCGAGATCAGGAGCCGCGCTCGCTTCCGCTCCCTCGTCCTCGGCGAGATCCACCGTCTCTCCCCCGACGTGTACGGTCCCCGCGGCCGCAACTTCATCGACCAGGTCGACATCCCGGCCGAAGTGCTTGCCGCATACAACCGTCTCGTTGCCGCGTACCCCGAGTCCCTCCGTCATCCGTAG
- the dnaN gene encoding DNA polymerase III subunit beta, with translation MKVRVGREALADAVGWVARGLPSRPSVPILAGMVVEAADGQVTLSGFDYESSGRVSVPAEVADEGRVLVSGRLLSDICKSMPRDSVDLSGEAARVQVSSGAARFVLHTLPLDEYPPLPEMPQASGVVDADAFSRAVSQVVSAAGRDDTMPVFTGIRLEIRGSTVSLLATDRYRLALRSFPWQPVDAGVEANALVPAKLLADVAKAMTGHELTLALGSTRTGDGLIGFEGGGRHATSRLIDGEFPKVRSLIPAEGAITSTVTVDTAALVEAVKRVALVAERSAPVRLTFADGAVALDAGNGEEAQASESVEVTLTGEPVVTGFNAGYLLDGLASLGTPIAHFAFTQTTKPANLTGLRTPDDTPTTDSAYILMPMRLPN, from the coding sequence ATGAAGGTTCGGGTTGGGCGTGAGGCGCTGGCTGACGCGGTCGGGTGGGTGGCGCGAGGGTTGCCCAGTCGGCCGAGTGTGCCGATTCTGGCCGGAATGGTGGTCGAGGCGGCGGACGGACAGGTGACGTTGTCCGGGTTCGACTACGAGAGCTCGGGCCGGGTGAGCGTGCCTGCCGAGGTGGCCGACGAGGGTCGCGTGCTGGTCTCGGGGCGGCTGCTGTCGGACATCTGCAAGAGCATGCCGCGGGACTCGGTGGATCTCAGCGGTGAGGCGGCCCGGGTTCAGGTGAGCAGCGGCGCGGCTCGGTTCGTGCTGCACACACTGCCCCTCGATGAGTACCCGCCGCTGCCCGAGATGCCCCAGGCGAGCGGGGTCGTCGACGCGGATGCGTTCTCGCGTGCCGTCTCGCAGGTCGTGAGCGCAGCTGGCCGGGACGACACGATGCCGGTGTTCACGGGGATCCGCCTGGAGATCCGCGGATCGACGGTCTCCTTGCTGGCCACCGACCGGTACAGGTTGGCCCTGCGGTCGTTCCCTTGGCAGCCGGTCGATGCCGGAGTCGAGGCCAATGCGCTCGTCCCGGCGAAACTGCTCGCCGATGTGGCGAAGGCGATGACGGGTCACGAGCTGACTCTTGCGCTCGGTTCGACCCGCACGGGGGACGGGTTGATCGGGTTCGAGGGCGGCGGTCGGCATGCGACCAGCCGGCTGATCGACGGCGAGTTCCCGAAGGTCCGCAGCCTGATCCCGGCGGAGGGCGCGATCACCAGCACGGTGACCGTGGACACCGCCGCGCTCGTCGAGGCGGTGAAGCGGGTCGCGCTCGTGGCCGAGCGATCGGCGCCGGTGCGGCTCACGTTCGCAGACGGTGCGGTGGCGCTCGACGCGGGCAACGGTGAGGAGGCCCAGGCCTCGGAGTCGGTCGAGGTGACCCTGACCGGCGAGCCTGTGGTCACCGGCTTCAATGCCGGCTACCTGCTAGACGGGCTGGCCTCACTCGGCACGCCGATCGCGCATTTCGCCTTCACCCAGACAACCAAACCCGCCAACCTGACCGGCCTCCGCACTCCGGACGACACGCCCACAACAGACTCCGCCTACATCCTGATGCCCATGCGTCTACCCAACTGA
- a CDS encoding AAA family ATPase: MASGLVGVLHTGGLRELRYAADAVVILAGIPGAGKTTLLRRLYPVGTDHGGVRVFDSERLRARWMRVLGRVPYVWWRPLLHLAYYVRVLTAMRRGGGPLVVHDCATRPWVRRLIGWRARRGGLPVHLVLLDVPGDVARSGQWERGRVVRPGSMLTHCRRWPQLLTRVAQDPRYVVPGALSAQILTRGQADRLARICFG, from the coding sequence GTGGCTTCGGGACTGGTGGGCGTACTTCATACGGGCGGACTGCGTGAGCTGCGGTACGCCGCGGACGCCGTGGTGATCCTGGCGGGGATCCCGGGCGCCGGGAAGACCACTCTGCTGCGGCGGCTGTATCCAGTGGGTACGGACCACGGCGGCGTACGGGTCTTCGACAGCGAGCGGCTCCGGGCCCGGTGGATGCGCGTGCTCGGCCGGGTGCCGTACGTGTGGTGGCGACCGCTGCTGCACCTCGCGTACTACGTTCGCGTGCTGACCGCGATGCGGCGCGGTGGTGGGCCGTTGGTCGTCCACGACTGCGCTACCCGGCCGTGGGTACGACGACTGATCGGATGGCGGGCCCGGCGGGGCGGACTGCCGGTGCACCTTGTACTGCTCGACGTGCCGGGCGATGTGGCGCGCTCAGGCCAGTGGGAGCGCGGACGGGTCGTCCGGCCTGGGAGCATGCTGACCCACTGCCGCCGCTGGCCACAGCTCCTGACACGGGTGGCCCAGGATCCCAGGTACGTCGTACCGGGGGCTCTGTCGGCCCAGATACTCACCCGAGGTCAGGCGGACCGGTTGGCGCGGATCTGCTTCGGCTGA
- a CDS encoding GNAT family N-acetyltransferase gives MALVADADPPPEAQRSADPTSPQIRPILAPGSAGLGMNGDGTAEVGAWVAPAARGRGVAPQAVRAICRWTFDARRLDLIEWRAEVGPAHTD, from the coding sequence ATGGCGCTGGTGGCCGATGCGGATCCACCACCGGAAGCGCAGAGGTCCGCCGACCCGACGTCGCCCCAGATCCGGCCGATTCTCGCACCGGGTAGTGCAGGCTTAGGCATGAACGGTGATGGCACCGCTGAGGTTGGCGCTTGGGTGGCACCGGCCGCCCGTGGACGCGGCGTCGCACCGCAAGCCGTGCGAGCAATCTGTCGTTGGACTTTCGACGCCCGGCGGCTGGATCTCATCGAGTGGCGTGCAGAGGTTGGCCCCGCACACACCGACTAA
- a CDS encoding PIN domain-containing protein: MACRGWPRTHRLTNVPGHHAQDDDPTAVIASIPWSEELGVGFDDVLLVLPEVVIRELDRLKESGNQKTRYRALVTLAVIDKLLDDPDGTVLIRLKHADWDAVAARGGTPRGRVELRVFYDDPVHRPLTDPDAEIIDRALAVQTLAGAPVRLVTMDTGMGLNARRAKLLVRKPAREIETHRVTPVDTSSPAGTA; encoded by the coding sequence GTGGCGTGCAGAGGTTGGCCCCGCACACACCGACTAACCAACGTCCCTGGGCATCACGCTCAGGACGACGACCCGACCGCGGTTATCGCGAGCATCCCGTGGTCCGAGGAACTAGGCGTCGGATTCGACGACGTCTTGCTTGTGCTCCCCGAGGTGGTCATCCGCGAACTCGACCGGCTCAAGGAGTCGGGCAACCAGAAGACGCGCTATCGAGCCTTGGTGACTCTGGCTGTCATCGACAAGCTGCTGGACGACCCAGACGGCACAGTGCTGATCCGGCTCAAGCACGCCGACTGGGATGCAGTGGCTGCGCGCGGGGGGACACCTCGAGGTCGGGTCGAGTTACGGGTCTTCTACGACGATCCGGTGCACCGGCCCCTTACGGATCCCGACGCGGAAATCATTGACCGGGCGCTCGCGGTACAGACCCTGGCCGGCGCGCCAGTCCGGCTAGTGACCATGGATACCGGGATGGGACTCAACGCGCGGCGAGCCAAGCTGCTAGTGAGGAAGCCCGCCAGGGAGATCGAGACGCACCGAGTGACGCCAGTCGACACGAGCTCGCCGGCGGGCACGGCGTGA
- a CDS encoding PrsW family intramembrane metalloprotease yields the protein MSHPSPGPAGTPQPAAGSAYSPAGPYPQPNVLGSHPVPGQRRNQGVLIGIVIAVVFAVAGLVIFGIVAKSTGAGGFTWGLIFAFVPVIPVIALYLWLDRYEPEPTKYIVFALCWGAFIATLAAIFINTEVSHRLAETGVGGDRSAVFVAPPVEEFAKGSVILLLALVRRKEFDGIIDGLVYAGMVGVGFAFTENILYYGRVFNTLSEESGSDAGLRGAFALFIIRGVISPFAHPLFTSFTAIGIGVAIRHRSTVVRFLAPVVGYLAAVLAHASWNASASWAGGGGFIVAYLCLMVPLFICLVVFALVMRSREGQMIASRLYDYVRFGWLVPQDVPLIATLRGRKALRQNARRYGPQAEAAAKAFQHNATELAYLRDKIVRQVIGPEALQTEKQLLDELRDRRPSVPFPPMPAFAQAAPQYAGGSFPPGGPGVPMGPGGHMGPGMPMGPGGAGQVPGGPGPGPGPGPGPGPGPGPGVPGGGAGESAYPRPQDGYPPAQPGYPPGQPGYPAGQSGYPPGPPGQQGPPGGYGPYPPSQ from the coding sequence ATGAGTCACCCCTCACCAGGCCCGGCAGGCACGCCGCAACCCGCGGCGGGGTCGGCGTACTCGCCTGCCGGACCGTACCCGCAGCCGAACGTGCTCGGCAGCCATCCGGTCCCCGGGCAGCGGCGCAACCAAGGCGTCCTGATCGGCATCGTGATCGCGGTGGTGTTCGCGGTCGCGGGTCTGGTGATCTTCGGCATCGTGGCCAAGTCGACCGGCGCCGGCGGCTTCACCTGGGGCCTGATCTTCGCGTTCGTCCCGGTCATCCCGGTCATCGCGCTCTACCTCTGGCTGGACCGGTACGAGCCGGAGCCGACGAAGTACATCGTCTTCGCGCTCTGCTGGGGAGCCTTCATCGCCACCCTGGCCGCGATCTTCATCAACACCGAGGTGTCGCACCGGCTGGCCGAGACCGGCGTCGGTGGCGACCGGTCCGCGGTCTTCGTCGCCCCGCCGGTGGAGGAGTTCGCCAAGGGGTCCGTGATCCTGCTGCTAGCGCTGGTGCGGCGCAAGGAGTTCGACGGCATCATCGACGGCCTGGTGTACGCCGGGATGGTCGGCGTCGGCTTCGCCTTCACCGAGAACATCCTGTACTACGGCCGCGTCTTCAACACGCTCTCCGAGGAGTCCGGCAGCGACGCCGGTCTGCGCGGTGCGTTCGCGCTGTTCATCATCCGCGGCGTGATCTCGCCGTTCGCGCATCCACTCTTCACGTCGTTCACCGCGATCGGGATCGGCGTCGCCATCCGGCACCGAAGTACGGTCGTCCGATTCCTCGCGCCCGTCGTCGGGTATCTGGCGGCGGTGCTGGCGCACGCGTCCTGGAACGCATCGGCGAGCTGGGCGGGTGGCGGAGGCTTCATCGTCGCGTACCTCTGCCTGATGGTGCCGCTGTTCATCTGCCTGGTCGTCTTCGCGCTGGTGATGCGATCACGAGAGGGGCAGATGATCGCCTCCCGGCTGTATGACTATGTGCGGTTCGGATGGCTGGTTCCACAGGACGTACCGCTGATAGCGACGCTGCGCGGGCGCAAGGCGCTGCGGCAGAACGCGCGGCGGTACGGCCCTCAGGCGGAAGCGGCTGCGAAGGCGTTCCAGCACAATGCGACCGAGCTGGCGTACCTGCGGGACAAGATCGTCCGTCAGGTGATCGGGCCGGAAGCGCTGCAGACCGAGAAGCAGCTGCTGGACGAGCTTCGGGACCGGCGGCCGAGCGTGCCGTTCCCGCCGATGCCGGCGTTCGCCCAGGCGGCACCGCAGTACGCCGGTGGGTCCTTCCCGCCCGGCGGTCCGGGTGTGCCGATGGGGCCGGGCGGGCACATGGGTCCTGGGATGCCGATGGGGCCGGGTGGTGCCGGGCAGGTGCCCGGCGGTCCTGGTCCTGGTCCTGGTCCTGGTCCTGGTCCCGGTCCCGGTCCCGGTCCTGGGGTGCCGGGAGGTGGGGCGGGGGAGAGCGCGTACCCGCGGCCGCAGGATGGTTATCCGCCCGCTCAGCCGGGGTATCCGCCGGGGCAACCCGGTTACCCAGCCGGTCAGTCCGGTTACCCACCGGGACCCCCCGGTCAACAAGGACCGCCGGGAGGATACGGTCCGTATCCACCCTCGCAGTGA
- a CDS encoding AAA family ATPase, with amino-acid sequence MTDDDGSDQTAATEPTDAADATNSDEQTPTAKSAADSEATDNAEQTTSQTAEGMAPSGDGTAVRAATPEKPSRPSVGVVYEPDESPDGFPLEYGNIIIGLPKQSENSAQDGNTADQQNDSDEQQPQASDVGPHGGPTGHAAADSEGDTAAEAASEVADEPADTALNSSDDDSADVAADSAADQAADGATDDPADGAGHEVADGATDDAADGAGREVADGAADQAADGAADEAAEDAADGVGRHAAAGAADGSAGDGAEDGASVKSADEGTDPAGDGADDRPADGAADGAADGAGRHAAGGAADDAADGAATDGAEDAASAGAAEDGTRPGVDGAADGAGRHAASGTADDAADESAGDDAVDGSSDEAQGGDANSVTDGAADAAAGGDADGASDVAHESGTDDAAEATDAAASAGTDAAEAAGDEDAGSVGDAAADESTDESTDQTTEEAADGTAEEAATGAADGSADEGVAESADAVGGELAAEAAGGAADGGADEAVDGVAGGAEDVAADGGSADGAEGEAAGGAAEGVGDAAGGEGDGDADVEELTAAQLAEQLAAEQAAMALITALMKLRGVLAGSRLPLEVVGADEARQQQKSMLDQLDDYLLPRLVQLEAPVLAVVGGSTGAGKSTLVNTVIGKVVSEPGVLRPTTRSPVLIHHPADADWFVGDRVLPGMARTSSDEPGGMEDAGQLRLVASDTVPRGLAILDAPDIDSVVEANRDLATQLLGAADLWLFVTTAARYSDAVPWEFLQSASDRSTAVAVVLDRAPSETIDDITGHLAQMLLERGLGDSPLFSIQETVVDGNGMLPQPSVASIKDWLVDLAADAEARAAVVRRTLQGAVSAMVKKTAPFAEAVKAQADTSIELRSSVESAYDQGVKDIAKACQDGTLLRGEVLARWQEFVGTGELLKGLQSNAGRLRDRLKTSLGNKPAETRDVSDAIQSGLESLLNEHATAAAERAEKTWQATAPGRQLLAAGDAELPADGAEVDQQAAATAAGGSLGALSAQFPEAAARAVREWQAFVLDVIRKEGGAKKSTARILEYGVNGLGLSLMVSVFASGAGIPKGAEVSAGAGSAVVGQRLLEAVFGDKAVQGMVDKAREDLDGKVHALMDAEFARYLAVLDQHPVDAETARLLTEAARAVEDCT; translated from the coding sequence GTGACCGACGACGACGGGTCCGATCAGACGGCCGCCACCGAGCCGACCGATGCCGCCGACGCGACCAACTCCGACGAGCAAACGCCGACTGCCAAGTCCGCAGCAGACTCGGAAGCAACCGACAACGCCGAGCAGACCACCTCCCAGACCGCTGAGGGCATGGCGCCGAGCGGTGACGGGACCGCCGTACGGGCCGCCACTCCAGAGAAGCCATCGCGTCCAAGCGTGGGTGTCGTGTACGAGCCGGATGAGTCGCCGGACGGTTTCCCGCTCGAGTACGGCAACATCATCATCGGCCTCCCGAAGCAGTCGGAGAACTCCGCTCAAGACGGCAACACAGCGGACCAGCAGAACGACTCCGATGAGCAACAGCCCCAGGCGAGCGACGTCGGCCCGCACGGTGGTCCGACAGGTCACGCGGCTGCTGATTCAGAAGGCGACACCGCGGCAGAGGCCGCCTCCGAGGTCGCCGACGAGCCTGCAGACACGGCGCTGAACAGCTCCGACGACGATTCGGCGGACGTTGCCGCAGATAGCGCCGCGGATCAGGCTGCCGACGGTGCCACGGATGACCCCGCAGACGGTGCTGGGCACGAGGTGGCAGACGGCGCCACGGATGACGCCGCAGACGGTGCTGGGCGCGAGGTGGCAGATGGTGCCGCGGATCAGGCTGCAGACGGTGCCGCGGATGAGGCGGCGGAGGATGCTGCCGATGGGGTGGGCAGGCACGCTGCTGCTGGGGCCGCGGATGGGTCAGCTGGTGACGGCGCGGAGGACGGTGCGTCAGTCAAGTCAGCGGACGAGGGCACGGATCCGGCGGGTGACGGTGCGGATGACCGTCCTGCAGACGGTGCTGCCGACGGTGCTGCTGACGGGGCGGGCAGGCACGCCGCTGGCGGGGCTGCAGACGATGCTGCCGACGGGGCGGCTACTGACGGAGCGGAGGACGCGGCTTCGGCGGGGGCAGCGGAGGACGGCACTCGCCCGGGAGTTGACGGTGCCGCGGATGGGGCGGGACGGCACGCCGCTAGCGGGACTGCAGACGATGCCGCAGATGAGTCAGCTGGTGACGATGCGGTCGACGGATCCTCGGATGAGGCGCAGGGCGGCGACGCGAACTCGGTGACCGATGGTGCTGCGGATGCAGCGGCAGGTGGTGACGCGGATGGGGCGTCGGATGTCGCGCATGAGTCTGGAACCGATGACGCAGCCGAGGCGACAGACGCTGCTGCGAGCGCTGGGACCGATGCAGCCGAAGCAGCAGGGGACGAGGACGCCGGGTCGGTAGGCGACGCCGCTGCGGACGAGTCGACGGACGAGTCGACCGATCAGACGACTGAAGAGGCCGCTGACGGGACCGCTGAAGAGGCTGCTACCGGAGCTGCAGATGGTTCGGCTGACGAGGGTGTCGCTGAGTCGGCGGATGCCGTTGGTGGTGAGTTGGCCGCGGAGGCTGCTGGTGGGGCGGCGGATGGTGGTGCCGACGAGGCTGTGGATGGTGTTGCCGGCGGCGCTGAGGATGTGGCGGCTGACGGTGGTTCGGCGGATGGTGCTGAGGGTGAGGCTGCTGGTGGGGCGGCTGAGGGTGTGGGGGATGCGGCCGGTGGTGAGGGTGATGGGGACGCAGATGTAGAGGAGCTGACTGCGGCGCAGTTGGCGGAGCAGTTGGCGGCTGAGCAGGCTGCTATGGCTTTGATTACTGCGTTGATGAAGTTGCGGGGCGTGTTGGCGGGAAGTCGGCTGCCGCTCGAGGTTGTGGGGGCTGACGAAGCTCGGCAGCAGCAGAAGTCGATGTTGGATCAGCTGGACGACTACTTGCTGCCGCGGCTGGTGCAGCTGGAGGCGCCGGTTCTTGCGGTGGTTGGTGGGTCGACGGGGGCTGGGAAGTCGACGCTGGTCAACACCGTCATCGGCAAGGTCGTGAGTGAGCCGGGCGTGCTGCGGCCGACGACTCGGTCGCCGGTGCTGATTCACCATCCGGCGGACGCGGACTGGTTCGTGGGGGATCGAGTCCTGCCGGGGATGGCGCGGACGAGTTCGGACGAGCCGGGTGGCATGGAGGATGCGGGGCAGCTGCGGTTGGTTGCCTCTGACACCGTTCCGCGCGGGCTCGCGATCCTGGACGCACCGGACATCGACTCCGTCGTCGAGGCGAACCGTGACCTCGCGACCCAGCTGCTCGGGGCGGCCGACCTCTGGCTGTTCGTCACCACGGCGGCGCGGTACTCCGACGCTGTCCCGTGGGAGTTCCTGCAGAGCGCATCGGATCGGAGTACGGCGGTCGCCGTGGTGCTCGACCGGGCGCCGAGCGAGACGATCGACGACATCACCGGTCACCTCGCCCAGATGCTGCTCGAGCGCGGCCTCGGTGATTCGCCGCTGTTCTCGATCCAGGAGACCGTTGTCGACGGCAACGGGATGCTCCCGCAGCCATCTGTTGCCTCGATCAAGGACTGGCTCGTCGACCTGGCTGCCGACGCCGAGGCGCGCGCGGCCGTGGTCCGCCGTACGCTCCAGGGCGCGGTCAGCGCGATGGTGAAGAAGACGGCGCCGTTCGCGGAGGCGGTCAAGGCGCAGGCGGACACCTCCATCGAGCTGCGATCGTCGGTCGAGTCGGCCTACGACCAAGGCGTGAAGGACATTGCCAAGGCGTGCCAGGACGGGACGCTGCTGCGTGGTGAGGTGCTGGCTCGCTGGCAGGAGTTCGTCGGCACTGGTGAACTCCTGAAGGGGCTGCAGTCCAACGCGGGCCGCCTGCGCGACCGGCTGAAGACCTCGCTGGGCAACAAGCCGGCGGAGACCCGCGACGTCAGCGACGCGATCCAGTCCGGGCTGGAGTCGCTACTGAACGAGCACGCGACGGCCGCCGCGGAACGTGCCGAGAAGACCTGGCAGGCAACCGCCCCCGGTCGCCAACTGCTGGCCGCAGGCGACGCCGAACTCCCCGCCGACGGCGCCGAAGTTGATCAGCAGGCTGCAGCGACGGCCGCCGGTGGCTCGCTCGGGGCGTTGTCCGCGCAGTTCCCGGAGGCTGCGGCTCGTGCGGTCCGGGAGTGGCAGGCGTTCGTTCTCGACGTGATCCGTAAGGAGGGCGGTGCCAAGAAGTCGACGGCACGCATCCTGGAGTACGGCGTCAACGGGCTCGGCCTTTCTCTGATGGTGTCGGTCTTCGCCAGTGGAGCCGGGATCCCGAAGGGTGCCGAGGTGAGCGCCGGCGCGGGCAGCGCGGTTGTCGGGCAGCGGCTGCTGGAGGCGGTTTTCGGCGACAAGGCAGTTCAGGGCATGGTCGATAAGGCAAGGGAGGATCTTGACGGTAAGGTTCATGCCCTGATGGATGCCGAATTCGCCCGCTATCTGGCTGTCCTTGACCAGCATCCGGTCGACGCCGAGACGGCCAGGCTACTGACGGAGGCCGCGCGCGCGGTGGAGGACTGCACGTGA